Genomic segment of Flavobacteriales bacterium:
AAGGTTCTTTTCCTGCTTCTCGTTCACCATGAATTTCAATATCGATATCGCTGGCTACCTGACGTTGTTTTTGAAGAATGGAAACCACATCTATTCCACTGCAACCGCCAAGAGCAGCGAGCAATAATTCCATCGGACGAGCACCCTTTCCTTCTCCACCAATGGCGGGATTGGCATCCATATCAATGGTGTTTCCACTTTCGTTGTGTGCTCGGAAATGGAACTTGTCGTTTTCGCGGTGAACTTTAATTTTCATAGTTAAAAAGGAATAGGACAAAGATAGAAATATTGTCCCCCCTCCCCGAAATCTGACTTTACAAAAACACTATTTTTGCCCTACCCCATGCGAAAGATTTTTACCTATAACCTCCCTTTCTCGCTCGAATCCGGCGAAGTCCTTCCCCGATTGGAAATTGCTTATCATACCTATGGTCAGTTTCAACCCGGCAAGAACAATGTGGTATGGGTCTTCCATGCCCTTACTGCCAATAGTGATGCATCGGATTGGTGGAGCGGATTGGTGGGTGAAGGCAAATTGTATAATCCCCAGGATCATTTTATCGTTTGCGCCAATATCATTGGTTCCTGTTACGGATCTACCGGACCATTGAGTGTAAATCCCAAAAGTGGTCAACCTTATTTTCATTCTTTTCCATTTATCACCATACGTGATATGGTGAATGCACACCGCTTGCTTCGTCAGTTTTTAGGCATTGGTAAAATTCAATTCGGACTTGGTGGTTCTATGGGTGGATATCAATTACTCGAATGGGCCATTCAGGAACCGGATCTCTTTGAAAACATCGTTTTACTGGCAACCTCCGCCAAAGAATCGGCATGGGGAATTGCTATTCACACAGCGCAACGCATGGCCATTGAATCGGATGCCACCTGGAAAGAAGAGCAAGTTCATGCAGGTAAAAACGGTCTTAAAACGGCTCGTGGAATCGGAATGCTTACGTACAGAAATTACGAAACCTTTGTAAAAGCACAAAGCGATTCCGATGAACGCATCCGCGATTTTAGTGCTGATTCCTATATCCGATATCAGGGCGATAAATTATCGATGCGCTTTAATGCTTTCTCCTATTACACCCTCAGCCGGGCGATGGATAGTCACGATATTTCCCGCAATCGCATATCACCGGAGGTGGCCCTGCAAAAAATAAAATCCAAAACGCTGGTCATTGGCATTTCGAGCGATATTTTATG
This window contains:
- the metX gene encoding homoserine O-acetyltransferase; the encoded protein is MRKIFTYNLPFSLESGEVLPRLEIAYHTYGQFQPGKNNVVWVFHALTANSDASDWWSGLVGEGKLYNPQDHFIVCANIIGSCYGSTGPLSVNPKSGQPYFHSFPFITIRDMVNAHRLLRQFLGIGKIQFGLGGSMGGYQLLEWAIQEPDLFENIVLLATSAKESAWGIAIHTAQRMAIESDATWKEEQVHAGKNGLKTARGIGMLTYRNYETFVKAQSDSDERIRDFSADSYIRYQGDKLSMRFNAFSYYTLSRAMDSHDISRNRISPEVALQKIKSKTLVIGISSDILCPPAEQEFLAKTIPDATLSIIDSSYGHDGFLIEFKAISEQISSRFGDLIRY
- a CDS encoding OsmC family protein, which translates into the protein MKIKVHRENDKFHFRAHNESGNTIDMDANPAIGGEGKGARPMELLLAALGGCSGIDVVSILQKQRQVASDIDIEIHGEREAGKEPSLFKSIEVIFRLQGELDADKVKRAVELSMDKYCSVAKTLEPTASIRYRIEVNGAGL